One region of Candidatus Palauibacter australiensis genomic DNA includes:
- a CDS encoding 6-bladed beta-propeller, producing the protein MRRHGSASSIGFFPAILILAASGSSAQEIPAPGVRVDTLPNGRIVISNPDSISRGPAPSLVEELRVGSLDDDCSAFGDVYSLAVDDAGRIYAADAQTNEIRMFSREGECLRMFGGAGDGPGEFAMLAGIAWREPGYVWGLDALRNRLTVFDTLGVALETHSLGRSMGASLPWPMWVDEGGGLHIWNPGERRIDRYAPGSGLTAVDAFPIPEVEREYYASTFREAGLRMSARSPIPHSPDIEFTVDRDGEVWLANEATFDLHEITYAGDTLRTVTLRRPAPRLEGRERDSLAVATGLDEARLPQRKPALEEIDVGADGWIWVDTGERPIRAWEVFDPQGIYRGKLVSPVPIEPEPFPIFGAGTITAVTKGALDVQYVVRLRVVR; encoded by the coding sequence ATGCGACGACACGGATCAGCCTCTTCAATCGGATTCTTCCCCGCTATTCTGATTCTGGCAGCTTCCGGTTCCTCGGCGCAGGAGATACCCGCGCCGGGCGTCCGGGTCGACACGCTGCCCAACGGCCGGATCGTCATCTCCAATCCGGACTCGATCAGCCGGGGCCCCGCCCCATCTCTCGTGGAGGAACTACGCGTCGGATCCCTCGATGACGACTGCTCCGCCTTCGGCGACGTTTATTCGCTTGCCGTCGACGATGCGGGCCGGATCTACGCGGCGGACGCCCAAACGAACGAGATCCGCATGTTCTCGCGGGAGGGAGAGTGTCTTCGGATGTTCGGAGGAGCCGGCGACGGGCCGGGGGAGTTCGCCATGCTCGCGGGCATCGCCTGGCGGGAACCGGGGTACGTCTGGGGTCTGGATGCGCTCCGCAATAGGCTCACCGTCTTCGATACGCTCGGGGTCGCACTGGAAACGCACTCCCTGGGACGGTCGATGGGCGCCAGCCTGCCTTGGCCGATGTGGGTCGACGAGGGCGGCGGCCTGCACATCTGGAATCCCGGTGAGCGGCGGATAGACAGGTACGCTCCGGGTTCCGGGCTCACGGCAGTGGACGCGTTCCCGATACCGGAGGTAGAACGCGAGTACTATGCGTCCACGTTCCGGGAAGCCGGTCTCCGAATGAGCGCGCGATCACCCATCCCCCACTCGCCGGACATCGAGTTCACGGTGGATCGGGACGGAGAGGTCTGGCTGGCGAACGAAGCGACCTTCGACCTCCACGAAATCACCTATGCGGGAGACACGCTCCGCACGGTGACCCTGCGGAGGCCGGCACCCAGGCTGGAAGGGCGCGAGCGGGACAGTCTGGCGGTGGCTACCGGGCTCGACGAAGCGCGGCTCCCCCAACGAAAGCCGGCCCTTGAAGAGATCGATGTGGGCGCGGACGGCTGGATCTGGGTCGATACCGGCGAACGCCCGATCCGGGCGTGGGAGGTGTTCGATCCGCAGGGCATCTATCGGGGGAAGCTCGTGTCGCCTGTTCCGATTGAACCGGAGCCGTTCCCTATCTTCGGCGCGGGCACCATCACGGCCGTCACGAAGGGCGCGCTGGACGTGCAATATGTGGTGCGTCTCCGCGTGGTTCGGTGA